One window of Tenacibaculum maritimum NCIMB 2154 genomic DNA carries:
- a CDS encoding DUF2071 domain-containing protein → MSLNTLSFKECTTNRIKNRAGRSFLDVHTMLEHFCIISYKVPVKKIAHFIPEPFKLWTYIDNGEEYALVSAVPFMDQDFCFYKISKRLTFSFFQTNFRTYIIDKRTHNHAAWFFGTTLGSMSSIIPKRIWNMPWQYATYNFEFDRKNGLYTKYQMYFTSKMGNGTIAIKNTGNNSPLLEGFNTIDEQIHILTHPVIGYYNISDTKLGTYEIWHPKMDLKEACSENLYFELFEKLGFLTKQEMNSPHSILTTPFIEFDILLPPKTLKRSLLKTPN, encoded by the coding sequence ATGAGTTTAAACACATTAAGTTTTAAAGAGTGTACTACTAACCGAATTAAAAATAGAGCAGGAAGGAGTTTTCTGGATGTGCATACAATGCTTGAACATTTTTGTATTATTTCTTATAAAGTTCCTGTAAAGAAAATAGCGCATTTTATTCCAGAACCTTTTAAACTTTGGACATATATTGACAATGGTGAGGAGTATGCTTTGGTGAGTGCAGTTCCATTTATGGATCAAGATTTTTGTTTTTACAAGATATCAAAACGGCTTACTTTTAGTTTTTTTCAGACTAATTTTAGAACTTATATTATTGACAAGCGCACTCATAATCATGCTGCTTGGTTTTTTGGAACCACATTGGGCTCTATGAGCTCTATTATTCCTAAAAGAATATGGAATATGCCTTGGCAGTATGCTACTTATAATTTTGAATTTGATAGGAAAAATGGGCTATACACAAAATATCAAATGTACTTTACCTCAAAAATGGGTAACGGAACTATTGCTATTAAAAACACAGGAAACAACTCTCCTTTATTAGAGGGTTTTAATACCATTGATGAACAAATTCATATTTTAACTCATCCTGTTATTGGCTACTACAATATATCTGACACAAAATTAGGTACTTATGAAATTTGGCACCCAAAAATGGACTTAAAGGAAGCTTGTTCAGAAAACTTATATTTTGAATTGTTCGAAAAATTAGGCTTCCTAACAAAACAAGAAATGAATAGCCCTCATTCTATTTTAACAACTCCTTTTATTGAGTTTGACATACTACTCCCTCCTAAAACATTAAAAAGGTCTTTGCTAAAAACACCTAATTGA
- a CDS encoding alpha/beta fold hydrolase — MMKLIIKICKWIGLFLAGVATLLLVAGICYRLLNSKPIPPGKLVDVNGTKLHIRAEGERNNLPTLVLEAGAGGSTDMFHWIAEGLKAQMRVVRYDREGKGFSESSGERITPEFYARQLHELLERNGEKPPYILVGHSMGGPYHRIFRELFPTEVIGMVFLDASHPEQWKRLAQKELIPKEYINSIRLNSILADVGIVGIYNKMFNSKFRNDGLPKDCHIRSRAINSYSGRGYARYLKENDINDKILFRSGQASDLDSLPVLVFTATEQYSTFQKEKYRREGIDPEAQVKLWLQMQKELKELSTRGKQFIMDASHGTIITEKANADIINKEILLMATSIK; from the coding sequence ATGATGAAATTAATCATAAAAATATGTAAGTGGATTGGACTGTTTTTGGCGGGAGTTGCTACTTTATTGTTAGTAGCTGGAATATGCTACCGACTGTTAAATTCAAAACCAATTCCGCCAGGTAAGCTTGTTGATGTTAATGGAACTAAACTTCATATAAGAGCAGAGGGAGAAAGAAATAATTTACCAACGCTTGTACTAGAAGCAGGTGCAGGGGGTTCTACTGATATGTTTCATTGGATTGCAGAAGGGTTGAAGGCACAAATGAGAGTGGTGCGTTATGATAGAGAAGGAAAAGGGTTTAGTGAATCAAGCGGCGAGCGTATTACACCAGAGTTTTATGCGCGCCAGCTACATGAGTTACTTGAAAGAAATGGAGAGAAACCCCCTTATATTTTAGTAGGACATTCCATGGGAGGACCATACCATAGAATATTTAGAGAGCTATTCCCAACTGAAGTAATAGGAATGGTTTTCTTAGATGCTAGTCATCCTGAGCAATGGAAACGATTGGCGCAAAAAGAATTGATTCCTAAGGAATACATAAACTCAATAAGATTGAATTCAATACTTGCTGATGTAGGAATTGTTGGAATTTATAATAAAATGTTTAATTCGAAATTTAGAAATGACGGTTTGCCTAAAGATTGCCATATCCGTTCTAGGGCTATAAATTCTTACTCAGGAAGAGGATACGCTAGATATTTAAAAGAAAACGATATCAATGATAAGATTCTTTTTAGATCGGGGCAAGCTAGTGACTTAGATTCATTACCTGTTTTGGTTTTTACGGCTACAGAGCAGTACAGTACATTTCAAAAGGAAAAATATAGAAGAGAAGGTATTGATCCAGAAGCACAAGTTAAATTGTGGTTGCAAATGCAAAAAGAACTTAAAGAATTATCCACTAGAGGAAAACAGTTTATTATGGATGCTAGCCATGGAACTATCATTACAGAAAAAGCAAATGCTGATATAATTAATAAAGAGATCCTTTTAATGGCCACTTCCATTAAGTAA